aggactagcctGGTGGGAAAGGGCGTttggagtaatgtttacagaagaggtatgttttcagtgcatatttagaggattcaatagtgggtaggtgatGGATATGGAATGACTGCACTAGGGATGTATGcatagataaaaataatgtatggaAAAGCATATTGAATTTACTTTgagctttttgttttgcaggaggAACTAGAAGTCTTGCAGTCTATTTATGATGGGGATGTTAACTTCAAGCAGACTAGTGAAACTACCTTTCAGTATAAGGTATTGTTTTGTGCAAAAGTGTTAACTATTTTCAATGAAAAGTCTCATGGTGTCACaatctgattttatttataatgctTACATGAGTATCATGTGTCCAAATTTGTAATTAATCTTCTGCAGTTTCTAATGCATTTACCAAATAAGGATGTCCTGTTTTGCTTATCAAGAATTAGTTGAGAAATATAGATTTGCTCAGTCTTGTCTATCTTAAAAAGATTAATGTCCTTTTTCTGATCAGCTTTTCCTGcatgtacttttattttgatGCTGTGTGTTCAGTTTGGTGAGGATGGTAGCCATCAGTCTTTCTTGGTGGAGTTGCAGTGGAGTGATAACTACCCAGAAGAACCAGCAGCTATCAACCTCGATCTCTTCTATAATAAGCATATGTGAGCAGTTTTGTCTCTTATGTTCAGCTGATTTAGCAACAAGCAAGCATCTTATTTTGATGAAGCATTATCAAATCAACTGTTCATTCACTAGTTACATAGTCAGAAACTTGCATttctgtagatatatatatttttttttttcagtaaaattaCAGTCCGTTGAGTGTAGGTGactatttttgttattgatcCAGGACAAAGGTGCAAAAAGATCTAAAGATCAAATTGTGGAAGAGACCCTAACATCCTTTCCAGTACAGACAATATGCTTAAGTGAAAAGTCAGAGAAGTTCGGTTAATCTAATGAGGCAGTTTCAGCATTTAGCATAGCATAAAACATTCACTGTAATAGAATTGGTGTTGGGACTGAGGAGTTTCATGTACTTAATAACTGTCTGACAGACTGAGTTTATTATTTAAGAAAGATGTTCTGACATATTACCATTTGCATAAGATCAGTGTAACAAAAGATTAGtgattcttgttttctttttccttttaataaaGCAAGACATTTTAAACTCATTTCAGTGTAGATTCTGTGAAGGAAGCTATCAAATGTGGTCTTGAAGAACAGGTATGAagttcttttggtttttttaatgtttattatgcTAATATTACTCCTAGTATTGACATGCATTTTATGGGTCAGACTAATCATTGAAGCTAGATTTCTTTTAACTGCATGTAATCTACTGTATTTATTAAAGTATGCACCTTATATAAATGTGAATATTATGTCAGCTCAAGGTTcatcataagaaaacaaaatttatgttgCACAGTCCTGTTGGCAGCAAGAGCTCTTTATTACTgtattgagtttttttttttatttccgcGGTGTTGtcagtgtttttaaaatgtgttcagaTGTCTGTATGCCATGTTCCTCAGATGGCAGACCTATGTGGAATGCCAATGACATTCACATTATTTGAGTGGATCAAGGACAATCTGAACACCTTGTTGACAAATCAGCCTGATGTCCCTTTGACAcaggtaaacatttttgtgttctAG
This window of the Pomacea canaliculata isolate SZHN2017 linkage group LG4, ASM307304v1, whole genome shotgun sequence genome carries:
- the LOC112561904 gene encoding RWD domain-containing protein 4-like, producing the protein MACQEQQKEELEVLQSIYDGDVNFKQTSETTFQYKFGEDGSHQSFLVELQWSDNYPEEPAAINLDLFYNKHIVDSVKEAIKCGLEEQMADLCGMPMTFTLFEWIKDNLNTLLTNQPDVPLTQVSSEVSLENGANGDQPAAKKEKKEHLSKQQKRRMLDKFGANTGERPRGWDWVDVIKHLSQTGGKPDDG